CAAGTGGTGAAAACGGGTTTTCAGAAATATAATCACACAAAACAGGGGTGGATTCGCGAATTCCGGAAGTATAGGGGTCCATATAACACTTATTACTACAGCTGGGGTCAGATTCGAATTTATATGGATCAGGAGGGTCAATATAAATTTTCCGGGGTCTATTCCGCAAATTCTGAAACTTATGTGGGTGAAATTGAGAATTAGGCAAATAACTAGGGTTTGGCTCGGTgccaaaccctttacctccattTGTGATTCCGCCTCTCTTCTCGTCCGATCCACCCGCCGATTCTGTGCGTCCGGCGAAATTGCCGCTCCCCCGCACGCTGCCGCCTCCAGGTTGAGCCCCTGAGCTCACGGCTTGTCCCTGTCCACCGTTTCCCCCTTGGTTGTTGGACCCGCCTTGCTTCGGTACTCCTTCATCATTCACTTCGATGGCCAATTTGGCCTGAAATTGGGGGGTTCTGGCCTTCTGTCGTTCTTCCCACCACTCTGGATAGCCCAATCTTTTGAAGCACGTCTCGTACGTGTGCTTCTGCTTGCCACAGTGCGAGCACCACAACTTCGACGTGTCTTGTCGGTGGCTCCCCGGTCGGCTGGTAGCGGTGGGTCTTGGTGGTGGTCCTTGTCGCGGATGTTGATTATGGGCAGCGAACCCACTTCCGATTCCCCCAGGTGATGCATCCCCGGTGTAATTGCCGATGGCTTCGGGTGGAGGGGACGATGCCGGTGGCATGAGATTTCTTCAagccgcctccgtcttcacccacccGTAAGCAGCTTCGACTGATGGGTACGGGTCCTCCTTGAGGATTTCCCGTTTGATGGAATCATATTCCGGGTTTAGTCCGGTCAGAAATTTGATCAGCCTCTTCTCGTTCGAATGGATTCTGTATTGGTTTACACCCTTATCGCAGCAGGTGATGGGTTGTTTCTGGCATCGGTCAATGTTGATCCATAGCCCATTGATCCTTCGGTAATATGTTTCCAAATCAAGCTCTCCCTGTCTAATGGTTATTGCCTTTTCCTCCAAATCATATattagatactccctccgtccagcaataggagtcccgtttttccgttttgggatgtccgggaataagagtcccggttctacttaccatatttggataattaaattAGCCTCCCTCTTCCCACTAATTTACTCAAATGCCATTAAAAAAATAACCCCCCCCCCCAATATTCTCTCACTCTCTTCATTACCCTCCCTTGACTCTCTCACTTCTATGCTCTCACTCTCTGACTCTCGCTTTCACTTATCTTCATCCGTCGAAACCCTAAACTCCGCCGCCTCCTATTCCTCCTCCAAatctccacctcctcctcccccCACGTCGACCGTCGATGGAAAATGCACCCTCTCCACCCCGATCCCCCATCTATGGGTTAGATTCGGCTGGAAATCGCATTGAACTTCCACGTTGGCCTCGGCTGAATCCGGCGCCGGAGTGGACGTTCGACCCGTCGGAGGGGTCGATCCCGACTCCTATTGCAACCCACCTGTCGCCTATTCCTACATACTCCTGGGAGGCGGGTGATTCGATGTCTACCGTTGTTCCTGAAACTCCGACGGTCGACATCCCTCCCTGGACCGATTCCCAGCCCCCTATGTACCTTGAAACTCCAGATCTGGAAGCTATACCATCGACCATGCTCGAATCTGAGCTTATTGTCCCTGATACGCCGGCGACCATGCTCGAATCTGAGCTTATTGTCCCTGATACGCCGGGTTACGAGAGATCGGAGTCCAATTTGGACCCTGAAGCTCCGCGAGTGAAGAGGCGGAGGCGACCTGTTGAGGAAGAGGATTGGTTCAAGGAGATCCTCCTGATTCTCTTACCCGGCATGAAAGATCTCCTCTAAACTTGTGAGTTGTGTAAGAATCACCCCCTGTGTAGGGTTTGGAGATTCTGGATTTTAGGGTTTAAATTTggctattttgttttgttgattTAGCCACCCCCTTATGGGTTAGGAGGTTTAATCTGTGCCTATTTGATGACATTTGTGGTTGGAATATGATGAAATATGTTGTGTTTGGCTGATTACAATACTACATTATCTGATGGAATATGTATGTGGAATATGATGAAATATGCACTATTTGGCCGATTACACTACTGCATTATCTGATGGAATATGTTTGTGGTGATTATCTGTTGATGTAATTGAtggattatgatgaaattggAATTCGGTTGCTGCATTATCTGTTGGGATATGGTTGTGGTGTCTGTTGTGTGTGAAATAGCCACCCCTTGTTTCTGGTTTGGAGGCTTTTTCACAATGCCTATGATGACATTTTTCTGAGGTGATTGCATAATGCTTCATTGTTGATATACTTGATGGAATGGAATTTGGTTGCTGCATTATCTGTTGGGATATGGTTGTGGTGCCTGTTGTGTGTGAAATAGCCACCCCTTAATTCTGGTTTGGAGGCTTTTCACTATGCATATGATGACATTTTTCTGAGGTGATTGCATAATGCTTCATTGTTGCTCAAGTACTTATGGAATATGTTTGTAGTTGCTACATTATCTGCTGGGATATGATTGTAGTTCCTGTTGTGTGTGAAATAGCCACCCCAATTTCTGGTTTGGAGGCTAGAGCCAATGGCCTATGATGAAACTTTTCTGAGGGTCTCATATTCATTGTCCTGAATCTGTGCATTACACTGGGCTTGCACTATGTATGTATACCaaaaacaccaaaaaattcaGACCCTAACCCAAAAAACATAGGGGCTGACCAAACACACCCAAAAAAATCAGCCTACCCTATTCACTAAACACTATGGCCTGACCAAACACACCAAAAAGATCAGACCAATATCCCATACCCAATCTGATGCTGACCTAGAAGCCAAATGCATTTGACAGAGGCTCAATATCATATATTGCCCCAACACTGTTCTCTGGCATTTGTAAGTAGTGCAACACATCTCTCACAACAACCTCCTCCACTTCCAGCACATTGGGGAGTTCTCCATTTCTTTGTAGTCTGTCCTTGTTGATGTGTGGGACTTTGTATCCATTTCCACCTCTACACTGTAGGATTTCATTGAGGCAAGCTTGCAAGCTTAGGAAAACTTTGTTGAGAGTTTGTGGTGACAGCTCTTCAAATGAGCTACACACATTCCACACAAGTTCATCCACAGTCTTGCAAGGTTTCTCATGTTGCAGTGATTGAATTGCTCTAAAAAATCCAAGGTCTAAGATGTTTGTGTCAGGGGAATTAGGTGGTTGACAAATCAGTTGGATTCTAAATCCATCTGAATTGGCAACAGCCTGAAAATCTGCATCCATGGCAGTTATGTGTGGGGTTGCATTGTCTTGCTGAATGTAAATGTCTTTACTTGCCCCAACAGGCCACTTGGCCTTAATTGCAGGTATAATCTGACATCAAGAACAATAACATAACTAGATGATGATCTTTTTAGAATTATTAAGATCTGATAGAATGAAAAATGTTGCATACCTGTTGGATAAGGCAGTCCTTCATTACTGACTTTGTGACTGAATTGATTGCTTTGGTTTCCATGGTGCCTCTTGCCCTGTTCTTTGACCTCCTCTGTGCTGGCAGAAATTCAGTGAAGGGAAATATTCCCACCTTACCATCATAAGTGGACTGCCCATTTATACCAAAGTGTGGTCTACTGACAGCACACATAAACATGACTTTGGTGATGTATCTCTTGGATTTGCATGTCCTATATGGCTCATCCTCATCCGGCAAGAGGTAGTACCTGTCTGATACCTTGGTCATATAGaaccatttttcatctataTGAACTACATTATGCATGCTCTGAAACTTAACTCTACCTTGAGTAATCTGTGGCTCAAGTTGACTAAGACTCCATCTAGCTCTTgctattttattcatattgGTGAGGGCAGGTTTGATTGCATTTGTATGTGGCCTTAGTTTACCTTGCTTCACCCAATGACCTAATGTGCTCTTACTCACATTCAATTTTACTGCCATTTTCCTCAGGGATGATCTTTCAAGAGTAGATAAGTTTCTAACCTTTTCTTGATCAAGTTCTAATCTGTCAACATGTTGATAACCTTTAACCTTTCCTTCCATCAATGCAGGTTCTCCCCTTTGCATCTGCTCCTTGGCTGCCTTCCACAGCCTGTATACTGTCTTCCTACTGATGCCATGAGCTTCTGCTGCCTCCATTACAGCCCCTCTTGATAGTACTCCATCATGGCTATGCTTGAGTAGAAACTGCACCACATTATTCTTGATATTGCTGCTCAAGTGCAGGGTTTGCCTCTGCCCATTATCCATCccaatgatgaaaattttctgagggaattaaatttacttgatgattgggagTGTTTTTGGTAGATTTTCAGATTTTGAGTTGGTGTGAGGTGGATTAAATGAGTGTAGTTGATGCATTTATAGCAGCCATCAATGTAACTGTACTTTTTGAAGAgggaaatttgaaaatttgcCTTCCCTCAATTTCTTTGTAGAGGGAAATTTCCCTCAAACTCTATGTAGTTGGTGCATTTATAGCAACCAGCTGGAGCAGCTTTATTGAGGTGATTTCACCTAATTTTGATCAAGTTGTAATGAAAtggatatttttatatattgagtGTTCTTTTTAAATTCAGTTGTCCATGTCTTATTCCCAATTTAAATTTTGGCAGCCATTAAGGTACAATTGCATTCCATGGAGTCAGCCGAAACGTGCTGCATTATTACATGCAATcaaacaaaaattgaagaatTCTTCCTACTGTTATAAAGGCACGTAAATTACCCTTTTGGCAGTCATCAATTTAATTGGCTGCCATTCAACTTTGGTAAACATCAATTTAATTGGCTTTCTTGAATTCCATAGGTTATgctcaattttaatttaaactAAAATTGGTGGGTCCCAAATTCCACTACCACACACCATTTATTATACACTCTAacaactttcttaaaacccgtgcccgggaGAATTGGGACTCctattgctggacggagggagtacttatctGCTATTCTCGAATGTGATTGCGAGGCTGTCCCATAATGCTTTGGCTGTCAAGTGGTGTGCGAAGTCGGCAATTATCCCGTCTTCGATGTTGTCGACGATCCACGAAAACACCACCAAGTCGTCTTCCTCCCAATCGTCATAACCCTTGCTCCCGGGTTCTGGCGATTCGTTCCGGATATGTGGGTAGGCCCCTCGGCCTCCGATCTTGACTTTCATAAGTCGAGACCACAACGGGTAGTTCTTTCCATTGAGCTTGAATGCCACGGTGACATTCTTGCTGTTCTTTAATCTTCCTGGCTGATCTGGTTAAGGGTTCTTCTTCACGTCCTCTGTTTCTGACATGATTTGTTTGTAGGTTTCTGGTTCGGTTTCTTCTGGTTCGGGTAAGTTCGGTCTTATGCCGGGGTCGGGTTTGGTGTATTGGCTATGAtgaggaaatttctgagccgcCTAAGAGCTTCTTcctgctctggtaccatgtaAACAATTGGGTAATAGAATCATTCTTATTTAATATATTCAATGTGTAGAGATTGTACAACTTATATAGGCTACACGAATACACAAAAAAGGTAAACCTAATTACATTGAATACATTCTATAATTTGGTAAATATTCTCGCCTATCAATTCCATATATCCTCCTTGATTTCTTCCTTAATTCTCGTTAATCTTGCTAACAATATCTAGTAATTAACTACGCCACGTGTACCGCACCACGCAGCTAGCTATGTTGCATGCACATACAAATATTGCTCGAGATAATTGTGCAAGCAACAATACCCCCTCCTTAaggttccttgtcctcaaggaaccaAGGGAACCTCTCCTTAATAACCTCTGCAAATTCCCATGAGGCATCAGCCGGCGACATACCCGCCCAATGAATCTACCATTTCGTGGCCGCTTGATTGTGTCTCTTCACCATTTTTCGTTCCAGAATAGCCTGTGGTATAACATCATTGATGTGTGATATTGGAGGAAGATCAGCCACTGGGCCAGTAGGTGGAGCAGCCGGTTTCAACAGAGAAACATAGAACACATCATGAATGTTGGCCGTCGAGGGCAAGTTGAGTCTATAAGAAACCTTCCCAATCTTGTCAACCACCTGATAAGGGCCAAAATACTTCGGCTCAAACTTTTGATGATGCCCTCGAATAGACTTCTGCCTGTAGTTCTGCAGCTTCAACCAAACTCAATCTCCCACCGCGTACTCCTTATCACTTCTATGCTGATCAACCTGCTTCTTCATCCTATCAACGGCCTTTTGCACGCTCTTTTTTAGTATTGTTATCATCTCCTCTCTATCTCGGAGTGCAATGTCTACAGCCTCCACATTTGAATCTCCCGGTAGGTAAGGGACATGCAGGGGAGGAGCAAAGCCATACAAGGCCTCAAAAGGAGTCATCTTAATGCTAGAATGATACGAGGTATTGTACCAATACTCAGTCAATCCCAACCAATGAGCCCAAGAATGCGGTTTCTCTCCCACAACACATCTTTAATAGCATTGCAGACACCTATTTACCACTTCTGATTGCCCATCAGTTTCTGGGTGATAAGCGGTTGAGTATAACAAATCTACTCCCAAGAGTGTGAAGAATTTCTGCCAAAAAGCTCCCGTAAATATGGATCCTCGGTCACTCACAACCTTAGTTGGCATTGCATGAAGTTTAAAAATCGAATCCATAAACACTTCAGCTACTTTTTTTGCTGTAAAGAGATGTGATAATGCCATGAAATGGGCATACTTACTCAAtctatccaccaccaccataatTGTATCTTTTCCTTGTGAATTTGGAAGAGCTTCAATGAAATCCATAGTCAAGTCTGTAAATATTGCAACAGCCAACAGGCATAGACAGAGGCTACAATAAACCAGCTGGGGAGGAGTTCCCTGGTTTGTATCTCTCACAAGTAACACACACCCTCACAAACTCCCTTACTTCCTTCCTCATCTTAGGCCAGTACTATAGGGCAGAAATTCGCTTGTAAGTGCCCAATACTCCAGAATGTCCAGCCAAGACAGATTCATGGAAGATAGATAGGATTTGAGCCTTCAATTGTAAGTCATTTCCTACTACCAGTTTACCCTTTCTTCTCAGTTCCCCATTGCACCAAGTATACTGAGGGTGTGAATCTGCATCCTGTTGCTtttccttcaatattttctGAATTTGTGAATCAACCTCCCATGTTGCTTTGATCTTTGCAATCAACTCCAAGGGAATAATAAAGGAAGTTAAAGCATAAGTCAAGGCCTTGGTACTCGAGATAAGGCATCTGCTACTGCATTCTCACTGCCCTTCTTGTGTCTGATCTCATAATCAAAATGCATAAGCTTAGACATCCAAGCTTGCTAAGTAGGAGTAGTCAATTTATGCTCTATCAAGTACTTCAGACTTTGGTGATcagttaaaataataaacttcTTACACTGAAGATAATGGTACTATTTTTTAACTGCCATAAGAATTGTCAACAACTCCTCATATACTGACAGAGACTGATATTTTGGAGATA
This sequence is a window from Salvia splendens isolate huo1 chromosome 14, SspV2, whole genome shotgun sequence. Protein-coding genes within it:
- the LOC121764314 gene encoding uncharacterized protein LOC121764314 → MDNGQRQTLHLSSNIKNNVVQFLLKHSHDGVLSRGAVMEAAEAHGISRKTVYRLWKAAKEQMQRGEPALMEGKVKGYQHVDRLELDQEKVRNLSTLERSSLRKMAVKLNVSKSTLGHWVKQGKLRPHTNAIKPALTNMNKIARARWSLSQLEPQITQGRVKFQSMHNVVHIDEKWFYMTKVSDRYYLLPDEDEPYRTCKSKRYITKVMFMCAVSRPHFGINGQSTYDGKVGIFPFTEFLPAQRRSKNRARGTMETKAINSVTKSVMKDCLIQQIIPAIKAKWPVGASKDIYIQQDNATPHITAMDADFQAVANSDGFRIQLICQPPNSPDTNILDLGFFRAIQSLQHEKPCKTVDELVWNVCSSFEELSPQTLNKVFLSLQACLNEILQCRGGNGYKVPHINKDRLQRNGELPNVLEVEEVVVRDVLHYLQMPENSVGAIYDIEPLSNAFGF